A single Pristis pectinata isolate sPriPec2 chromosome 22, sPriPec2.1.pri, whole genome shotgun sequence DNA region contains:
- the LOC127581730 gene encoding LOW QUALITY PROTEIN: YTH domain-containing family protein 2-like (The sequence of the model RefSeq protein was modified relative to this genomic sequence to represent the inferred CDS: deleted 1 base in 1 codon) — MSATSVLDQRPKGQGNKVQNGAVHQKDALNDDDFEPYLNTQTRQNNTYTAMSDSYLPSYYSPSIGFQYSLSEAAWSTGGDPPMPYLTSYGQLSNGEHHFLPDAMFGQPGTLGNTPFLSQHGFNFFPSGVDFSAWGTSSSQGQSTQSSGYSPSSYAYPPSSLGGAMMDGQSTFANDTLNKAPGMNSIDQGMAGLKISGGEVASNVSKMVGSAVGSNPISTISNNAIPSNPMPPTTIVPPKPASWADIASKPAKPQPKKAKGGSSGPSLPPPPIKHNMDIGTWDNKGTVAKTAPQPSTQASGQQQGQPPPLPVNQQVVNMQPQQVSSGQQQQQVAAQPVQQQPQPNRWVAPRNRAAGFGQNGVDAGGIGLAHGNSNSASVEAHPVLEKLRSVNNYNPKDFDWNPKHGRVFIIKSYSEDDIHRSIKYSIWCSTEHGNKRLDAAYRTMNGKGPVYLLFSVNGSGHFCGVAEMKSTVDYNTCAGVWSQDKWKGRFDVRWIFVKDVPNSQLRHIRLENNENKPVTNSRDTQEVPLEKAKQVLKIIASYKHTTSIFDDFSHYEKRQEEEECVKKERQGRVK; from the exons ATGTCGGCCACCAGCGTCCTGGATCAG AGACCGAAAGGCCAAGGAAACAAAG TGCAAAATGGAGCGGTTCACCAAAAGGATGCACTAAATGATGACGATTTTGAGCCTTATCTGAACACTCAGACCaggcag aacaaTACCTATACTGCCATGTCTGACTCCTATCTACCAAGTTACTATAGTCCATCTATAGGGTTCCAGTATTCATTGAGTGAGGCTGCTTGGTCTACAGGAGGGGATCCACCTATGCCCTATCTGACATCGTATGGACAGCTAAGTAATGGAGAGCATCATTTTCTACCTGATGCCATGTTTGGACAGCCAGGGACTTTGGGTAATACTCCTTTCTTGAGCCAGCATGGGTTTAACTTCTTCCCTAGTGGTGTGGACTTCTCGGCTTGGGGGACCAGCAGT TCTCAGGGACAGTCCACTCAAAGCTCAGGCTATAGCCCCAGCAGCTATGCCTATCCTCCTAGCTCTCTGGGTGGAGCTATGATggatggacagtcaacttttgcCAACGACACACTGAATAAAGCACCAGGTATGAATAGCAttgaccaaggaatggcaggacTGAAAATAAGTGGTGGTGAGGTCGCTAGTAATGTATCTAAAATGGTAGGTTCTGCTGTTGGGAGCAATCCTATATCGACTATTTCAAATAATGCGATACCTTCTAATCCCATGCCACCAACTACAATTGTTCCCCCCAAGCCAGCTTCATGGGCGGACATTGCAAGCAAGCCTGCAAAACCCCAACCCAAGAAAGCAAAAGGTGGGTCTAGTGGGCCATCTCTCCCACCACCTCCAATTAAACATAATATGGATATTGGTACCTGGGATAACAAAGGTACAGTGGCCAAAACTGCTCCTCAGCCATCAACTCAAGCCAGTGGCCAGCAACAAGGCCAGCCACCTCCGCTGCCGGTGAACCAACAAGTGGTCAATATGCAGCCTCAGCAAGTGTCCTCgggccagcagcagcagcaggtggCCGCACAACCAGTGCAGCAGCAGCCACAGCCAAATCGCTGGGTTGCACCCCGCAACCGTGCAGCTGGCTTTGGTCAAAATGGAGTGGATGCTGGAGGCATTGGGCTGGCGCATGGGAATTCAAATTCTGCCTCTGTGGAAGCACACCCAGTTTTGGAGAAATTGCGTTCTGTCAACAACTACAACCCCAAGGATTTTGACTGGAACCCCAAACATGGACGAGTTTTCATCATTAAGAGCTATTCTGAGGATGACATCCATCGCTCTATTAAATATTCCATTTGGTGTAGTACCGAGCATGGCAACAAGAGACTGGATGCAGCCTATCGTACCATGAACGGCAAGGGTCCTGTTTACCTCTTGTTTAGTGTCAATGGGAGTGGTCACTTTTGTGGTGTTGCCGAGATGAAGTCGACTGTAGACTACAACACTTGTGCTGGGGTGTGGTCTCAGGACAAGTGGAAGGGACGGTTTGACGTCAGGTGGATATTTGTGAAGGACGTGCCCAATAGTCAACTGCGGCACATTCGCCTGGAAAACAATGAGAATAAACCTGTCACCAACTCCCGAGACACTCAGGAGGTGCCCTTGGAAAAGGCCAAGCAGGTTCTGAAAATTATTGCCAGTTACAAGCATACGACCTCTATCTTTGATGACTTTTCTCATTACGAAAAACGTCAAGAGGAAGAGGAGTGTGTTAAAAAG GAACGCCAAGGTCGTGTCAAATAA